The following nucleotide sequence is from Populus trichocarpa isolate Nisqually-1 chromosome 11, P.trichocarpa_v4.1, whole genome shotgun sequence.
aaaattgtttgaaaaaaaatagattcttaATCCAAAAACCCcacctcataatttttttttttactactatAATAGTGGCTGGATTTTGAGTTAGACATGTTAACAGGTGACACATCaccaatttctttatttttctttttcttttctttttttataagggGTGAACACTATAATATCTTccccttacaaaaaaaataaaaaataaatatggccAGGGAGCATGGTCCTGACCCGGGCCACACACATAAACTTTATGTTTAAGGCTCTAATATGCTAGGCCATTTTGGCTAGTATGCCTAGCTTAAcctatcccccccccccccccccccaaaaacattcaatatttggtttttgatgattctcttaattattttgttttttaattttatcatttaatatttagttaacTTTTAAtaggtctttatttttatcatataattaaaatatgacATGGATCATGAGTCTGCCGAGTTAACCCTAGTTGACCGAAATCGATCCAATACATCATccttttaatgttaaaaaaatattggctttatttttttaaattcaaacctTTTTTACCGATAATTTAGATTCCTTTTAAACTTGAatgtttgatctttattttttgtcattagattttttttatctttgaactTATCAAGTTAAAtagatcatattaaaataatttttatgtaatttaattaataatctaaATTTAACAAGAATTTAAGTGaggaatttttaaatttaactcgataaattaaatttaataacaatataaaaaatactccATAGCTTAGACATTTTTACAACAACCACAGCATACCGCGAGAAGTAAAGTAGTTTACAGGCTATTCATTCGTCCTTTaacttctctctttctttttttaatcaatagcTCTTGCCGAAgcactaaaacataaaaaaaggagtCTACTCTATTTTTATGGTTATTCTTTGTTTATAAGGcaatttttggtattttagtagtgtttaatattgtaatagtaattattttttaaaatatttttaatattactatattaaaataattaaaaaataaaaatatcaaaagggCATTTattcctaaaaaacaaacattacctCTCAAACGAAttagatattgattttttgaattattggaAAACTCAAGACCTAGATTTCGTAAAAGAATGAAAGTGACCATGTCAAGTTTTAATAGATGTCAGAACAAGCCCCCTTCACATTGACCCAACATCTTCGTTTTAGGCACTGATCGCCGCCGATGATTGCGCACCAATTCATGGTCCTTCCCTGAAGAGGAGACGAAGTCAAAATGACACCAAAAGTCAAACTAGCTGAGCTCACAAGTACTCTCAACCGTCCGATTAAAGTCTATTGCCCCAACAACACTTAGTGGCATTGACGTAAGATTCAGAAGGAAGCAATTTAAAGTTAGTCCATCAACTAtacataaaatcttaattaagtTCTCAAAGAATCAAAAGTTTTCAATCAAACCCTTCCATCGACTTGAGcatgtttgggagtgtgattgcggttgcttttaaagtgttttctactaaaaaatatattaaaataatatatattttttattttttacatcattgcatcaaatgatataaaattatcaaaaaaatattaatttaaagtaaaaaaataaataaaaaagttttaattttttcaaaaatattttttaatataatccaTGAGAACATTTCAATATTGCTCACATGTCCATGCGCTCTCGTTTAAACAAAGAATTTGGGAAACTTAATTGAGAATCACAACATCAATTGGAAAGTGGTTTGAATTAATTCAAGGGTGATGGTGTCTCATGTTTCAGAAAAATGGATTTAGGAGCTCATCAAATGTTTTTATTGGAGACTGATGGGGTGATTTGATTAAAACCTGGGACTTTTAATGACCtgattgcaataaaaaattcCTTGAGAAATCAATTGAGAATCTCTGTATAGTCCGGGGACCAATTTGAAGTTTTCCCATTTAAATTATACAAAGCATCCCATTTTATTCTTCCCCGTGAACTCTTTGCCTATTTCCCTTGTCAACGAAAATGGGATTTTCACTTGGAAGTAACAAAAATGAAACTGGAATTAGTAACTTTGCTTGCCCTGAAATTACATGCACCTGCTCTTGTAAGTTGTAACCTTGCATCATCACCAGACACTTTATGGGCCCCTCCATTAACGAATCTGAtacagctatatatatatatatatatatatatatatatatatatatgtgtgtttgACAACGTTGGTGTAaacagtgtttttaaaaaattcaaattttagtttttgttaaaatttaatatattttatatgttttatatcattttgatgtattgatatcaaaaataatttttaaaaaataaaaaaaatcattcacatgtattttggcacaaaaaattatttgaaaagcaaccgcaatcaAGTATCAGTGATGGTGTTTGGCCACATAAAGTATTAACTTACAGGACCAAATTAAACATTATTATATATTCGAGGACTATAGTTGCAGTTTgctaacataaaattaaatatagaacAGTTTACCTGCAAACACGTCCAAGCACACACACACTAGCTCTACCAGCTACTTTCCTCTCCCTTAAAAAAAGGAAGTGCAAGAATGTGGCAAGCGATCAAACAATAGAGAAAGGGCGACTGGCTacagaagaagaaagcaaactTTGAAGCTAAAAAATGCAGAGAATTCCATTTTTATCACGGATTCTTCTGTTCTGCTTAGCTTTCTCTACTTGCTTAGCTAAACAACGTGAGTAGCTTTCTCCACTCAACTTCATTGACTTTTCTTGTTCAATTGTGCTACAAAAAAAGATCGATTCTTTTGTGGTTAGGGATTTGGATTGGTGATTTTTGAAGTGAATTTCACTtgcattttagtttattttatcattgtgAGTTGTTCTTTTGAATGTTGTtaatgattttgtgtttttttttttggtttttaagttTCTTGCCTGCTTCTGAGGAGGGGTTTTTTTTAACGTCCGTGTTGTATTGGTGTTTGGGGAGAGGAGCAGAACTGGGAAAACAAtgagtgttttattttatttttgttattaaaatctTTGGATATGGTGATATTGACTGCTGAATATGATTTGGATCTGTTTGCTTGGCAAGAAAGTGTTGGAAAAGaaagttacatttttttttctttctttgctgtGTATCTGTCGAGAAAACAAGAATACTGAAGTCTACTAAACTGGGACTAAGACAGCTATTTGGGGTTTTGTTATTCTTGATCTAATCATTTCTTTGGGGACAAGAACATGAAAACATGTTGTATTCTAATGTATAGGGAAAATTGAAATGGCAAGAGAAAgaattctttctttattttttgttgattctgTTGGTGTATTTGGGTATTTGATCTGTTCTGTAACTTTGTCCAATGGACCGGGCTACTAGAGTCTAGAGCAGAAACTATTGGTAGATATATTATAAGTTGTTTAGTATTAGAGGTGACAAAGCAAAAATGCGTAGCCTTTTGGGTTCAAATTCACATTTGAACGATCAAATAAGTAGATGTCTAAGTAACAAGGtgtatacatatatttttggTAAGAGGCTTGcaccattttcttcatttagCAAATGTGAGTTCAATCTTTTATGTTAGAATGGAGTGCCAGAGGATAGATCAATGACTATATCTGCTTTGACATTATAAAAGTCATTCTTCCTTTTCATTGTTACTTATTAGATTTCTACTCCTGGCACAGCACCTTGGGTTATGCGCATAAGTTGTGGAGCTCGGTTAAATGTTCACACAGCACCAACCAATACTCTTTGGTTTAAGGATTTTGCTTATACAGGAGGGATTCCAGCAAATGCTACACTTCCCAGCTACATCAGTCCTCCACTAAAAACTCTTCGTTATTTTCCCCTATCATCTGGTCCCAATAATTGCTACAATATTAATAACGTGCCAAGCGGACATTATGCTGTAAGGGTCTTCTTTGGACTGGATGGACATCCTAATTTTGATAATGAACCTTTATTTGACATTTCAGTAGAAGGCACCCAAATTTATTCTTTGAAATCTGGGTGGACTAACCAAGATGACCAAGTTTTTACTGAAGCTCTGGTGTTTCTAAATGATGGAACAGCCTCTCTCTGTTTCCATAGCACAGGTCATGGAGATCCAGCTATACTTTCTATTGAGATTCTTCAAGTTGATGATAGAGCATACTATTTTGGCCCAGCCTGGGGTCATGGGATAATCTTGAGAACAGCTGCCAGATTGAGCTGTGGTAATGGGAAACCAAAATTTGATGTTGATTATAGTGGGGATCATTGGGGTGGGGATAGATTTTGGAGTCCAATCAAAACTTTTGGCCAGGGATCTGATTTAGCTACATCTACTGAAAGTAGCATCAAGATGGCTTCAAATGCACCAAATTTTTATCCAGAAGCTCTTTATCAGACAGCCCTTGTTAGCACCGATACTCAGCCAGATTTAGCATACACAATGGATGTGGACCCCAATAGAAACTACTCAATTTGGTTACACTTTGCTGAGATTGATTCTTCAGTCACAACTGCAGGGAAAAGGGTATTTGACATTTTGATTAATGGCGATGTTGCATTTGAAGAGGTGGATGTTGTCAAAATGAGTGGGGATCGTTATACTGCTCTTGTACTTAACACCACAGTTGCTGTAAATGGAAGAGCTCTGACCATCAGCTTGCATCCTAAAGAAGGCAGTCATGCCATAATCAATGCCATTGAGGTGTTTGAGATTGTTGCAGCCGAGTCCAAAACTTTATTGGAAGAAGGTACATATACCTTCTGGTTCTTGTTATCTTCTGTTGCACCTCTTTGGCCATTATTTAACATGTGTTCCTAATCACCTTACAAAGTGCATCACATTGTTGATTTATGTGGTATGAGCATTAATACAGACCTTCTGCAAGTTTTCAGAAGACATAGTTTCGAACACATATTATACTGCTGTATATCTGCCTTTGATCTTCATTACATTAAACACATTTTTTCTAGTGTCTTGTGGTGCTTTTTGCTTGGATTTCTTCTACAGATAGGAAAAGCATTTCTGGAAAGTTTGGAATGTATAAACTGTTACTAATCTGGTTGTTCTTCTTTAATCAGTTAGAGCCTTACAATCATTGAAGAGTGCATTGGGCCTTCCTCTTCGGTTTGGATGGAATGGTGATCCGTGTGTTCCCCAACAACATCCATGGAATGGAGCAGATTGCCTTTATGACAAAACTAGCAGCAAATGGTTTATTGATGGACTGTATTGTCTCGATCCTTTT
It contains:
- the LOC18103056 gene encoding receptor-like protein 4, which codes for MQRIPFLSRILLFCLAFSTCLAKQPPWVMRISCGARLNVHTAPTNTLWFKDFAYTGGIPANATLPSYISPPLKTLRYFPLSSGPNNCYNINNVPSGHYAVRVFFGLDGHPNFDNEPLFDISVEGTQIYSLKSGWTNQDDQVFTEALVFLNDGTASLCFHSTGHGDPAILSIEILQVDDRAYYFGPAWGHGIILRTAARLSCGNGKPKFDVDYSGDHWGGDRFWSPIKTFGQGSDLATSTESSIKMASNAPNFYPEALYQTALVSTDTQPDLAYTMDVDPNRNYSIWLHFAEIDSSVTTAGKRVFDILINGDVAFEEVDVVKMSGDRYTALVLNTTVAVNGRALTISLHPKEGSHAIINAIEVFEIVAAESKTLLEEVRALQSLKSALGLPLRFGWNGDPCVPQQHPWNGADCLYDKTSSKWFIDGLGLDNQGLRGFLPNDISRLLHLQSINLSDNSIHGAIPPSIGSIAGLVVLDLSYNLFNGSIPESLGQLTSLRRLNLNGNSLSGRVPAALGGRLLHGTSFNFTDNAGLCGIPGLPTCGPHLSAGAKIGVAFGASVGFLLMVICSMCWWKRRQNILRAQKIAARGAPYAKARTHLSHDIQLTRHYNHGNARTAAENGPILLS